The following DNA comes from Capsicum annuum cultivar UCD-10X-F1 chromosome 7, UCD10Xv1.1, whole genome shotgun sequence.
CCCTCAGATTAATAACTTTCTGAAATGTTTTCCTCTATTTGACAGGTTGAAATTTTAGATTAGTACCTTCTGCATAAGGAATCCAGCAACGGCTGGTTTCAAGACCTTGGCAACCCCTTCCGTGGAAGCATGGGCTCTATGAGCAGTTCCAAATGCATCATTGACATACAAATCTGCAAGAGATGCCAACTTCTTGGAAAACTCGGGGTcattcttctcttcttctttataAAATCGCACATTCTCCAGAAGCACAACTCCTCCTTCCGGTATTTCAGCCACCAATTTCTCAACTTCTGGGCCAACTGAATCATTTGCCATCTTGACCTGAACAAATCACCAAATAATAACCTTCTTAAATTGGACTAGAAGAAAGAATGAATCAACAGAAAATAAGAAGGGAAGAGCATACAAACCTCAACTCCCAATAGTTCTGAAAGTCTAGGAATAAGTGGCTTTAAGCTGTACTTTGGAGTGACACCTTTAGGGCGACCCTGACAAAAAACTGACAATCAGAGAACACATAGAGAGACGAAGAAAAAGctcaaaaggaaaacaaaaaaaaaaaaaagagtaacaGTGAGTATAGTACAGAATATTTCCCCACCCATGCAAAGACCATGATAACAAAGCCTAAATACAACTTTCAATAGTGAAAATTCCAGAGTTGACAAAAAAGGTTAGCATCAAAAACCAAAGATCTAGGAGAAAAGAAGAAACGAAACTAGTTTCTCAATCTTCTGAAGCTATCTGATCTCCTCATACCACGAATACTGACATCCAAAGAACCATTTATGATTGGTATTATGAGTAAAAATACACAATGAGAGACCAGGGTCCGTTGGGCAGAGGCGTTGTGTGTTCTCATCCATCTAATTCTTGCCAGACAAAGTTACCTGGTACATGAACTAACGGAAAACAACAGATAGCCGGCACACTAGCGCAGGTGCAAGCAAGTTGACTGAGATACCAATGTTATCCGAAAAAGAAAGGAGAACAAAATATGACTGGACGCAAACCCAAGAGGTGACACGGTGTTGCTGACAAGAAAGCTGGAGAAAATAAAGCCACAACCTTTATTGTATTGTCTGTGACAACAATCACAGCTAAATGAAAAGCTTGGAAATAAAGTCGATAAAAATGATAACTTTAATATCATTCCTTGAACAAATTTATCCATGTATTTACAGTATCTATGAAGCCGCAAAACTTAAACCGTAGTGCTGATTTATCCAGAGTTTTAATCTCTAAATCTAACCTTGAACATGTTATTCCTTTATCCTTATACCTAGTAGTTACGTCTAGATAGAAAAGGCCATTTAAGTGTTGTTGCTAGGGACACAATGAAAATTCACATGAGTGTAAAATCGTAGGCAATGACTTGAACTTAACAATACAGAGTGAATCTAGAGAGCATGCATAAAGAGGAGGGCAGAGCGAGGGTGAGGGATGGATTACAAGATGAGAGGCAAGGATGACACGAGCACCATTttgcatcaagtacttgatgGTAGGTACAGCTGCTCGGATTCTGGTATCATCAGTGATGTTGAAGTTGTCATCCAATGGGACATTCAGATCAACTCTCACGAATACTCTCTTCCCTTTAAGATCTGCTTCTTTCAGTGATCCAACACTCTTCTTCACCGCCATTCTGCAAAACACAAAGATCGATCCATCAGAAAATTGTATATGTAATTCATAGTGTATTTGAGCTGAGGATCAGCAAACTCACCGTGCTTATTTCGTCGGAGAATTCAATTCAATGTATATTATTGCTGATGATGTCTGCAAGTTATCGGAAAGATCGAgaatgtggttgttgttgtagtttataaATAGGGGAAATCCTGGAGTTGGGGCTTTTCTTTCCGTGGCGCACATTGTTTAGGGCAATATTGTGGGCTTGGGCCACGACACCACTAAGTTCGATTCCATAAAGAGACATATTCCTCTTTTACATGCTATTTTTTACCTTTTAAATTTATGGAATTTCATTTACATCTTTCAATATTTTGTGAtaaaaaaagtgatcaaaatatatttgacataaaaagaaaacaaataaattcACAAGCCAAAAGAAATTTGCAAGGTACAATTATTATGACTTACAAGGAATAGCTTATTTCGAAATTAGTTACCCGACCCTCAAAGAGGGATAAGAAAACACTACAATCCCGAAAGAACTAATTCCGGATAAGTTATCTCATCCATTTCGTCTCAACCAAATATGGAATAAACGCCCGAGATTAGTTATCCTTACcctcctaccaaacgacccctaatccTTGcccataaatttttcattaaatgagaAACACAAGCAAAAGTTATGAGGCTGGAAATAGAGTAAATTGGTGCAAAAACTTGTTCCAAAAATGCATCGTCCTTCTACATACAGGAGtttcaacttcttcttttttctattgaAAACCAAGCATGAAACGTCCAGATTGAGGCAGGCATGTTTATTAGAATATTCCTGATGGTTGGTAGATCGAAGCTGAAAAGTAATAGTTGGAAGACCAACTATGAAACTGGTTCTCATTATTATGATCGCCACTCAATGAGAGTGTTATCATAGGCGTAGCTCTATCAAAATATTAATTCTGCCCAACTAGTAGTTTGTAAACAAGGTAGAAAAAACTAAACTGGCGTAGCAAATTTGATCTCACTAGGATTGTATGTTTTTAATTCTTTATCCCATGGAAACTTTAATATTTCCCTTTGATCGCCAAGTTCAAGTTATTGATCACTTTCTTAATTCCAATTTAGTAGCACTTTAGACATTGAAAGTTCTACATCTCCAACTTAACGTTATGCCCCAACTTTCCACCAGCAATCTACATCACAAGGTAAAACTTTGTCACATGACCGGACTGGATGAAAGCCACTGTATTTGCCTTTTCTGTGGAAAGATACTTACAAATTTCTCGTGTCCTTTACTTGAAAATTAATGTTCAAGTTCCAACAATAAAATGACTGCTAGGTATATGCATGCATTATCATGGTAATTTAGATATGTGCATCAATTCACATACTAATCTCACTTTCACATAGATAGATCACCACGTATAATATGGAATAGCACATCCTTCCACAACAGTTATGTCATGAGCCAGGAGGTGTCATTTTAATGCAAAACTGAATGTTATTAACAAAGCATTAGTTTGTTCAGATAACAAAGTCCTTACGTCTAAAGAAGTTGCTCCAAACATTTGTTGAAAGACATGAAAGCTGTAGCTGTCTATAACTGATATACTCGTCCTTTATTTAGACAAACAACATGGGTGGGAAGAAAAAAAGGACCTTATACTGCAAGTATCACCTGAAAAATCTACAACATTAACTCAATGTTTCCCAACTGGAAATCACCACTGATATAGGAAAAAAAGAATTTAGTACATATTGTTTTACACAGCAACAGGGGTATCTGCTTCGTCTAGAGCTATGACACCGGGTAGCTCCTTTCCTTCCAGTAGCTCCAAACTGGCACCACCACCAGTGGATATGTGGCTCATCACGTTAGCAACTCCAACTTTCTCAACGGCTGCAACAGAGTCTCCACCTCCAATGATAGTGGTCACTCCTTTCCCACTTAGGTCTGCTAGCTTCTTTGCAATTGCCTATTACCACAATAGCATACTTGTTACTAGTCACTCTTCAGTTACGGAAACAACTCTATCAAAACCGAAGGTAAACACTAACAACATATACAAACAGCACAACTgctccatcaccaaaaataaaaaaatagaataataaattcaCACACTAAGTGACATGCCAAACCAGCTTATTCCTCttcctttaaattttaaaacgCCCTACAAAACCAGCTTTATTCCCTTTCCGTTTCTTTTATAGATCTCAGGATATGGTAAAAGTAAAACAAATATGAAGAGAAGAATGGTAATTGGTACCTCTGTTCCGACAGCAAACTTGTCAAACTCAAACACCCCCATAGGTCCATTCCAGATCACTGTTTTTGTGGTATCCAAAGCATCGTTAAAGGTCTTGACAGAGTCTGGTCCAATATCTAACCCCATCCAACCGTCTGGGATAGCTGATGCTGGCACAATCTGTAGTAACcaaaacaaaattttattttcaacacAATCCATAAGTAGCAAACACTGTTATTAAGTGGCAATTACAGTACAGATGCAAGATCAAAGTCTAAAGAATCTCAAGAGCTATCAGGTTAGATAGGTTTATATGAGAAAAGCTTAGCATGCAAACCTTGCTGTTTGCATCAGGAGCAAATTTATCCGCAATCACAACATCAGATGGTAACAAGAGACTGACTCCTTTTGCCTTGGCCTTCTCCAGGAGTGATGTAGCAAGGTCTAGTTTGTCTTCCTCGACCAAGGAGGAACCAACTGAAAGACCCTGAGCCTTATAGAATGTAAAGATCATACCTCCACCCAAAAGCAATATATCACATTTCTCCAAGAGTGACTCGATCACTCCAATCTTGGATGAAACCTTTGAACCACCCACAATAGCAGCAAATGGCCTCTTTGGAGTTGAAACTGCCCCGACTAAATAGTCCAATTCCTGAAACAGATAAGAGAACAGTTAAATAAATTTGCTACGGAGTGCAGTTTGCAATACATTCATTTTAAGATGGCCCATCAGTTTGTCAAAGCAAACAATATGTAAGGAAGTGACAATCAAGTGAGATAACCTTTTGTAAAAGGAAACCTGCAACAGAAGGCTTCAAAAATTTGGTAACTCCTTCAGTAGAGGCATGTGCTCTATGAGCTGTACCAAAGGCATCATTCACATAGAGATCTGCCAATGCTGCAAGTTTCTTTGCAAACTCAGGTTCATTCTTCTCTTCCTCCTTGTAGAATCTTACATTCTCAAGAAGAAGAACACCACCCTCTGGAAGTGAAGCAACCAACTTCTCAACTTCCGGACCAATGCAGTCATCGGCCTTCACAACCTGTTGGTGAAGCATACAAGAGTCTATTAGATAGCCACCTTTTAATCAACACAAGCTATTACTTTTGCTACAGTTTTCTTGCAGAGAATTAAAGTGCAAGAGGATGTACCTGGATTCCAAGCAGTTCGGATAGCCTGGGGACAAGCGGTGACAAGCTGTATTTAGGAGTGACTCCCTTTGGCCTTCCCTGAGATTTCAATAAGCAAGATGAATAAAAGCTGGCATATCCTCACTACTTTAAAGAATGTGGAAGAAGAGATGGGAGGACAACATTGACAGTGAGTGACTCGTAAAGGGCTATGAGAATTTGACCAGATTCTAGAAAAACTAATCCTAGAGCCAGTTAAATAAGTTGGATTTAAGTTCCAAGATTTTCCTGCATtttataattaaaagaaaaggcaGAAACTTTGATGTGTTTAGGACGCAAAATAGACAACAGGGATGCAGGTTGTAATAAGAGAACAAAGAGTAGAGTGAAGAATAAGGAGATACTGACCAAGTGACTGGAGAGGATCACTTTAGCGCCGTTGGCAATCAAGTGCTTAATGGTAGGGATGGCAGCTCTAATCCTAGTGTCATCGGTAATGTTCTGGGCATCATCAAGTGGGACATTCAAATCAGCCCTGACGAAGACTTTCTTTCCCTTCAAATCAGCAGCGGTGAGGTCTCCAACGCTCTTCTTGGCCATGGATACAACGGCCCTAACAGGCTTGGAGGAGGAGCCGCTGAAAGATCGGAGCCTGGTAGCAACGTGGCTGGTGAAGAGAGAATCAGCAACAGCTCCGGCGAATCCGAGGCGGCGGAGAGGAGTTTTGAGAAGGAAGCGAGCAGAATGGGGGGAAACCCTGTTGGTGgtagaggaagaggaggaagaggtGGTGGGGATGCCGCACAAAGTGTGGGAAGCAGTAGCTGATGCCATAGTATGGATACCTTTTCTCTTCTCTTGTCTGTGTGGGTGTGTGGGTGTTGCGGCAAAAACAAAGAGTGCGAGAGATGTATAGAATAGAGGACGTGGACGAATGAGGTTGGAAATGGGCGTTGAGTGGATTTTTCTTATCGTTCAGTTGAGGTTCAGgttcaatcattcattcattcattcgcATTTTCCTCTCTTTTTGTTTCTTTGCCCAAAACATATCAATCTTCATTCTTTGCCCTTCACTTTCCTCTTTCCTTTCCTTTCCACCACAAAATCCATGCCACAATTTTTTACTCCTTAAATTCAACTATCCACCCACTGGTGAAAGACACACACCAAACTCAAAGCACAATTGCTCGACGATTACAAAACAGGATGATATAAATCAAGTATTTTTAGTCATTCATTGGTTTTTTTAATAAATACCTCCtgtttaatataaattatatttttcttaaaagtccAAGTTACATACACCTTGAATCACAAGAAGCCTCACTTCCCTTGCTCTTTATAATACTCGATACGCAATGTTATTCTCCAAAgatcatcaataaaaaatatcataaattacaTGATAAACTTACTTAATGGATCATTATTGATGATTAAAATAAATCCACAACCATTACTAAAACAtgtgtttcatctatttttttttgtgtgtgttcgAATTGAATATCTAAAAAAGGTACTCACTACTTAAGGTTAtgtgtgtaatttttaaaaaatataattggtatTTAGGCACTCATAATCTACTTATGataaatgattgatttttatcaGTTAATGAAAGCTACCATTACATACTAGTGATTATTCAATTTCAGAATTTATCATGCAATGAAATATAAGAGACTATGATATAAATTTTCGTTTATATGAGTGTGTTGATTAATATAATTGTTCCACATGGAATGGTAATCTTTTATTAATcttaacttattttattttttattctcatttttctCAAGTTATATGAAATAatagtaaattaaatatttacataaGAGGATGTGGAGCTAGAGTATTAAAGTAAAAGGCTAATCGGATAGGAGTGTTGTCGGGCACTAGTTATTATATGATAGCATAGAAGTTAGTCGTAGATATCTGTCTTTGATTTGATTATCACACTATTTTAtgacttattattatttttaagataaattttGCATTGTCTCCTATTGTCATATTATCTTCAATGTCCTCTTTTTTACACCTAAATTTGCTATACTTGAATGTCCTCTTTTTTACACCTAAATTTGCTATACTTGAGCCAAATATCTTTTAGAAATAATGTCTCTATCTCCCGAAATAATAGTAAAATTTACGTATAGTTACCCTCCCcaaagtactccctccgtttcataataaatgaattgttgaactTTATCACACGgattaagaaaaagaatcaaagacataaatttaacatagttttctatttttatccttgttcaaagtatagaatcatatttattttattcttttttagttGATAGACCCCTTGATTGTCAAATCCTCaagggtaaatttggaaaaaaaattaatgattcatttattttgaaacactaaaaatacttggataattcatttattatgaaatggagggagtattatttttaatttttgaaaagttaaatAAGAGGGAAAAAAGTGGTACAATAGAATAGAATAGTAAAAATTTTGTTCACAAAACTTTTTTATTACGTGTTTTAATTATATGGGGGATACGACAGTCCGAATGAGTTTTGGGAACTCGTTGGGTACGCTCACCGGTCAATGAAATAAAGTGCGAGTGTCCGTCCAGTTGATCGGAAAAACAAGAATACGATGATGGCCATTCGTTTTTGTGGTGTGCATCACCCGAATTACGGCATAACTCAGTTGCATAATAGTAAGTTTTTGAGGTCATACCCAAATGGGTTTAGTagaaaaatcctaaaaatcaGAGCTTTAAGAAGGGAGTGGCAAGAATACGAGGAAGCAGTTAAGGAGAAAGACCTGTCTCGAGCTCTCCGCTTCTTGAGAGATGATATTCCAATGCAGGTGGGGGAGGTGGATTGGTATAATCTGCAAAGAGAGTGGCAGGTTTTGGATACATGCTTAAATGCGGATGATATGAGGCTTGTTGCCGCTGCCTATGCTTTTCTCAAGGACAAAGGCCTCCTTCACCATTTCGGCAAATACCAATCTATTGGTGTGTTTCTCTATTCCAATCCTCCCCTTTAGCTTCTTGCTGCCAATACAAGTACTTTGTTCATTTAGTAGAGCACTAAATCGAATGTGTCCTCTGCAAACCTACTGTTAGAAAAGGGGAAAGCTACACGGAATAACTTTGTGTCCTCAATTAGTTTTGCTTCTGCATACCAGTTAGTCAGCTTAGTCTATTCGTTAATCAGATAAAAGCAAGGAATTGCCAAGATAGTAAATTTATTCTCTAACAACCCTTTCATCAATCACGTTAAGAGATATACTTGGTTATCTGACTTTTTgtgttattttagttttcaattttacACACACGAATGCTGATTAATGGATTTTGGATGATTGAACCGCAATCTGATGATGGTGCTTCTTGTATGTTTGTGCTAGAGGCTTAATCTTGCAGTTATTAATCTGAATTAGAGTCGTGCAGTTATTGATCTAAATTGGATCTAACTGCTTACCAGAGGTAGTAGTTAATAACTTTTGGAAGCCACGAGAGACTAAATGAGTAGCATTGGAGAGGGAGTAGTGGCTGAAACTTTTTTGTTAATATGCATGTGCTTGTCCGGCATCAAGAAACAGGAATTCTGGTGGAGCTATACTTTTTGTCCTTTCACCCTTTTCTGCCCTAGGAACTAGCACAGGCAATTCTGAATAGACCATGGTAAAGCTGGTGAAGTGAACGCTAGGTGTTTACAGAATTCCTCATTTCAAATGAAAAGAGTGAATATTTCATCAGTGTGTTACTGATGAAGTGCTTTATCTATTCTATTTCTGCGTTGGCATTTTCGAGTCAATTTCCGGAAAGTTGCTGATTTCATGTCATCAATGTGTGAAACATTCATTTGCTGGTTCCTAGAGTGAACTTCAACAGACTTCCATGTTTAAAGATATATCTTACCTTATCAAAAAAagggacaaaaaaaaaaaagaattctatGTTAGAGTCCCGCTCGCGCAAACAGAGAGAAGAGAATATATGTGTCAATATTGCCTTTAACTACTTCACTAAACTATAAAGTTTGAACCCTACTTCTGTATAAACTAAAGAGCTAAGTATTCAATTCTGCTTACCAATAATTCTGTTTTCAATGATTATCCCACATTCCAAAAGAGTTCACTTTATATCAacattttgtaatatttctttaTCACAACATTGCCTATATCTGCAGTTCTGGAAGGGCCACGGGATGTCACACCAACCGTCTTAAAGTCTTCAACCGGGTTAGATGGTCAGTGCTAATCCAATCACCTCTCTGAAGAACTTAAGTCGTTTCAACTTGCATGTTTTACATGGAATATCCTACACAAAATCTGGTTTTTGCTTTTTCTGACTTGTGAAGGAGAAAATGTACTGGTTTAGTAACATGCTTTTTAACTCTTCTGTAGTTCAGTGACCAAACTTTCGCCAAAGAAGTGGGGTCTTGCTGGAACGTCTAGCTTTCTTTTGGCTACATTGTTTGCTGGAGTCTCAATTCTGCTGAACCAAGGAATAGATATTAGG
Coding sequences within:
- the LOC107878881 gene encoding phosphoglycerate kinase, chloroplastic, encoding MASATASHTLCGIPTTSSSSSSTTNRVSPHSARFLLKTPLRRLGFAGAVADSLFTSHVATRLRSFSGSSSKPVRAVVSMAKKSVGDLTAADLKGKKVFVRADLNVPLDDAQNITDDTRIRAAIPTIKHLIANGAKVILSSHLGRPKGVTPKYSLSPLVPRLSELLGIQVVKADDCIGPEVEKLVASLPEGGVLLLENVRFYKEEEKNEPEFAKKLAALADLYVNDAFGTAHRAHASTEGVTKFLKPSVAGFLLQKELDYLVGAVSTPKRPFAAIVGGSKVSSKIGVIESLLEKCDILLLGGGMIFTFYKAQGLSVGSSLVEEDKLDLATSLLEKAKAKGVSLLLPSDVVIADKFAPDANSKIVPASAIPDGWMGLDIGPDSVKTFNDALDTTKTVIWNGPMGVFEFDKFAVGTEAIAKKLADLSGKGVTTIIGGGDSVAAVEKVGVANVMSHISTGGGASLELLEGKELPGVIALDEADTPVAV